In Streptomyces sp. NBC_00704, a genomic segment contains:
- a CDS encoding phosphoglyceromutase produces MADAPYKLILLRHGESEWNAKNLFTGWVDVNLNEKGEKEAVRGGELLKDADLLPDVVHTSLQKRAIRTAQLALESADRHWIPVHRSWRLNERHYGALQGKDKAQTLAEFGEEQFMLWRRSYDTPPPPLEDGTEFSQSADPRYATIPPELRPRTECLKDVVIRMLPYWYDGIVPDLLAGRTVLVAAHGNSLRALVKHLDGISDADIAGLNIPTGIPLAYELDADFKPLTPGGTYLDPQAAAAAIEAVKNQGKKK; encoded by the coding sequence ATGGCCGACGCACCGTACAAGCTGATCCTCCTCCGCCACGGCGAGAGCGAGTGGAACGCGAAGAACCTGTTCACCGGCTGGGTGGACGTCAACCTCAACGAGAAGGGCGAGAAGGAGGCGGTCCGCGGTGGCGAACTCCTGAAGGACGCCGACCTCCTGCCCGACGTGGTCCACACGTCCCTCCAGAAGCGGGCGATCCGCACGGCCCAGCTGGCCCTCGAATCCGCCGACCGCCACTGGATCCCGGTCCACCGCTCCTGGCGCCTCAACGAGCGCCACTACGGTGCGCTCCAGGGCAAGGACAAGGCACAGACCCTCGCGGAGTTCGGCGAGGAGCAGTTCATGCTCTGGCGCCGCTCCTACGACACCCCGCCCCCGCCCCTCGAGGACGGCACGGAGTTCTCCCAGTCCGCGGACCCGCGCTACGCGACCATCCCGCCGGAGCTGCGCCCCCGCACGGAGTGCCTCAAGGACGTCGTCATCCGGATGCTCCCCTACTGGTACGACGGCATCGTCCCCGACCTCCTCGCGGGCCGCACGGTCCTCGTCGCCGCCCACGGCAACAGCCTGCGCGCCCTCGTCAAGCACCTCGACGGCATCTCCGACGCCGACATCGCGGGCCTGAACATCCCGACGGGCATCCCCCTCGCCTACGAACTCGACGCGGACTTCAAGCCCCTCACCCCGGGCGGCACCTACCTCGACCCGCAAGCGGCGGCAGCAGCCATCGAGGCAGTCAAGAACCAGGGCAAGAAGAAGTAA